One genomic segment of Ignavibacteriota bacterium includes these proteins:
- a CDS encoding polysaccharide biosynthesis/export family protein, whose translation MKKFNIAIFLMVTSLSILGQNLKPGDGIRINFYNITENLTGDYFIQDNGNLHLPYLGMINSVDSDFNDLRNQIISEYSKIYKNPELSIQPLYRVDILGEVGKPGVYYLTGYETISDLLSLAGGETSDSNIDELSIIRNDSQMEIDIEKFLEGENNLADIGLESGDKVYVPRKWLVGVRDASVIVSGVAVLAAIASLFTR comes from the coding sequence ATGAAAAAGTTCAATATTGCAATATTTTTAATGGTTACATCGCTTAGTATTTTAGGGCAAAATCTAAAACCCGGCGATGGAATTAGAATAAATTTTTACAATATCACAGAAAATCTAACCGGTGATTATTTCATTCAAGATAACGGAAATCTTCATCTTCCTTATTTGGGTATGATAAATTCTGTTGATAGTGACTTCAACGATTTAAGAAATCAAATAATTTCGGAATATTCAAAAATTTATAAAAACCCGGAATTAAGCATTCAACCGCTTTACAGAGTTGATATTTTAGGCGAAGTTGGTAAACCAGGAGTTTATTACTTAACCGGATATGAAACAATTTCCGATCTTTTATCTTTAGCAGGCGGAGAAACAAGTGATTCTAACATTGATGAATTATCAATAATCAGAAACGATTCTCAAATGGAAATTGATATTGAAAAATTCTTAGAAGGTGAAAATAATTTAGCAGATATTGGTTTAGAATCCGGCGATAAAGTTTACGTTCCAAGAAAGTGGTTGGTCGGAGTTAGAGACGCATCTGTTATAGTTTCCGGAGTTGCAGTTTTAGCAGCTATTGCAAGTTTATTCACAAGATAA
- a CDS encoding polysaccharide biosynthesis tyrosine autokinase, with protein MSRNKYIRKSEISLKEIFRIFMQRKLIIISFILLSVLAAIIYNSFKTPVYQSSVLLKKEMLADQNDNDDVIKTILSGRTQDDLETEMQLVQTRQVLNSVIEKLSLNIIISKIVEQDGNVTIIDLPLTEYQHNYLLNEYPTTFPNINNLGIGLRTHENSFIVLAKKNNTFDVLNKYRESVFTDGKRYSNLSSSEWNINIDWAKNTSGCEIHFETLDYNEVLEELFQNVSTEKKIKTNIFELFAKSNYSFTTKEIANVIADEYKQSRVDLQKENLKHSFTFIDDRLKDVAHNLENAEQELSNFKSQEKIVQIDEQSKQLVEFLSNLESEKLKAELDLGVNKNKFRDIEKQINTEGYVDQTYLTPEQYTSFDTPFLNLMKELTNTELQRLELLQRRTELHPDVILLDEQISRIKSELTRYNHNTLTALKIIANSQKNKLENINTLISKYSGDLEKLPEQESMLAGLMRQKEAYEKMYNLLLEKREEMRVAELSKLQDIIILDKAIEPIKPITPNKKLNLVLASLFGLLLGLVGALFVHFNDKKISDISDIEREFNFPILSVIPPYDKELKNTISSTDKVSDKFVSMMDEKFRFKEAYRTLETKLSSKISGQPKKVMITSCEENAGKTTTAANLAITIAQSGKKVLLIDCDIKKPSISTMFSLPKFSSGLVDYLTEKTETPNIYKPIKLTTNSNLLMNIDVLPTGVFSNISGEILASDRMKKLLSNLESYDFVILDTPPITRLSDALSLGRIVKDTVLVVRSGQTEKESISWAISELQSADINFLGTLVNDCEVKDSSLKYQYGYNYGKS; from the coding sequence ATGAGCCGAAATAAATACATTAGAAAATCAGAAATTTCATTAAAAGAAATTTTTAGAATTTTTATGCAGAGAAAGTTAATAATCATTTCCTTTATTTTACTTTCTGTGCTTGCAGCAATAATATACAATAGTTTTAAAACACCGGTTTATCAAAGTTCGGTATTGCTTAAAAAAGAAATGTTAGCCGATCAAAATGATAATGATGATGTTATTAAAACTATTCTAAGCGGAAGAACTCAAGATGACCTTGAAACTGAAATGCAATTAGTTCAAACTCGACAAGTTTTAAATTCCGTAATTGAAAAACTTTCACTAAATATTATTATTTCAAAAATTGTTGAACAAGACGGAAATGTTACAATTATTGATTTACCTTTAACTGAATATCAGCATAATTATTTGCTTAATGAATATCCAACTACTTTTCCAAATATAAATAATTTAGGTATCGGACTGAGAACCCATGAGAATTCATTTATAGTTTTAGCAAAAAAGAATAACACTTTTGATGTATTAAACAAATACAGAGAAAGCGTATTTACAGACGGAAAAAGATATTCAAACCTTTCTTCATCGGAATGGAATATAAACATCGATTGGGCAAAAAATACTTCCGGATGTGAAATTCATTTTGAAACTTTAGATTACAATGAAGTTCTTGAAGAATTATTTCAAAATGTTTCAACCGAAAAGAAAATTAAAACTAATATTTTCGAACTGTTCGCAAAATCAAATTATTCATTTACAACAAAAGAGATTGCAAATGTTATTGCAGATGAATACAAACAAAGCAGAGTTGATTTACAAAAAGAAAACTTAAAACATTCTTTTACTTTTATTGATGACAGATTAAAAGACGTTGCGCATAATTTAGAAAATGCAGAACAAGAATTAAGTAATTTCAAATCGCAAGAAAAAATTGTACAAATTGATGAGCAATCAAAACAGTTGGTAGAATTTCTCAGCAATTTAGAATCTGAAAAACTTAAAGCCGAGCTTGATCTTGGTGTTAATAAAAATAAATTCAGAGATATTGAAAAACAAATTAATACTGAAGGCTATGTTGATCAAACATATTTAACTCCGGAACAATATACATCATTTGATACGCCGTTTTTGAATCTGATGAAAGAATTAACAAATACGGAATTACAGAGACTTGAACTTTTGCAGAGACGAACAGAACTTCATCCGGATGTAATTTTATTAGATGAGCAAATAAGCAGAATTAAATCGGAGTTAACAAGATATAATCATAACACATTAACAGCGTTAAAGATTATTGCAAATTCACAGAAAAATAAATTAGAAAATATAAATACTTTGATTTCAAAATATTCCGGTGATTTGGAAAAACTTCCAGAACAAGAAAGTATGCTTGCCGGTTTAATGCGACAAAAAGAAGCTTACGAGAAAATGTACAATTTGCTTCTTGAAAAACGCGAAGAAATGAGAGTTGCCGAACTTTCTAAACTTCAAGATATTATAATTCTTGATAAGGCAATTGAGCCAATAAAACCAATAACTCCGAATAAAAAATTAAATTTAGTTTTGGCAAGTTTATTTGGTTTACTTTTAGGTTTGGTTGGTGCACTATTCGTTCATTTTAATGATAAAAAGATTAGTGATATTTCTGATATTGAACGCGAATTTAATTTCCCAATTTTAAGTGTAATTCCGCCTTATGATAAAGAATTAAAAAATACAATTTCTTCAACAGATAAAGTGAGTGATAAATTTGTAAGTATGATGGACGAAAAATTCAGATTTAAAGAAGCTTACAGAACTTTAGAAACAAAACTTAGTTCAAAAATTTCCGGTCAACCTAAAAAAGTAATGATTACAAGCTGTGAAGAAAACGCCGGAAAAACAACAACAGCAGCAAACTTGGCAATAACTATTGCACAATCCGGTAAAAAAGTTTTGTTAATTGATTGCGATATTAAAAAACCAAGTATTTCAACAATGTTTAGTTTACCGAAATTTTCTTCCGGATTAGTTGATTATTTAACCGAGAAAACCGAAACGCCAAATATTTATAAGCCAATTAAATTAACAACAAATTCTAATCTGCTTATGAATATTGATGTTCTGCCAACCGGAGTTTTCTCAAATATTTCCGGTGAAATTCTTGCTTCGGATAGAATGAAAAAATTATTAAGTAATCTTGAATCTTACGATTTTGTAATTCTTGATACACCTCCTATTACAAGATTATCAGATGCTCTTTCACTTGGAAGAATTGTTAAAGATACGGTTTTGGTTGTCAGATCCGGACAAACAGAAAAAGAAAGTATAAGCTGGGCAATCAGCGAATTACAATCTGCCGATATTAATTTTTTAGGAACTTTAGTAAATGATTGCGAAGTAAAAGACAGCAGTTTAAAATATCAATATGGCTATAACTACGGAAAATCATAA
- a CDS encoding copper resistance protein NlpE N-terminal domain-containing protein, with translation MYVSFVTLLFSLAFILSCSTKTEIDLNKNVISTADNSSNSVDWEGTYTGILPCADCEGIETQIVLKQNMTYLKRTKYLGKSEEYFKNEGNFIWNDSGNIITLQNIKDGASKFLVGENKIIQLDMDGNRISGILADKYIITKLNNEIVEKYWKLIELNGKRIQWKENQQKELHFILKMDNKIIGFGGCNSFSGNYELKDGNRISFTNIASTLMACENMETESQFFKVLNTSDNFNFRNDTLTLNKARMAPLAKFEAVYLK, from the coding sequence ATGTATGTAAGTTTCGTGACTTTACTTTTTAGTTTGGCATTTATCCTTTCATGTTCTACAAAAACAGAAATCGATTTAAATAAAAATGTAATTTCCACAGCTGACAATTCTTCAAATTCTGTTGATTGGGAAGGAACTTATACCGGAATTTTACCATGTGCAGATTGTGAAGGAATTGAGACGCAAATTGTACTTAAGCAAAATATGACTTATTTAAAACGTACTAAATATTTAGGCAAATCAGAAGAATACTTTAAAAACGAAGGAAATTTTATTTGGAATGATTCGGGAAATATTATCACACTTCAAAATATTAAGGATGGAGCAAGTAAATTTCTCGTTGGTGAAAATAAAATTATCCAACTTGATATGGATGGAAATAGAATTTCCGGGATACTTGCCGATAAATATATTATTACAAAATTAAATAATGAAATTGTTGAGAAATATTGGAAACTAATAGAACTCAATGGTAAGCGAATTCAATGGAAAGAAAATCAGCAGAAAGAATTGCATTTTATTCTGAAAATGGATAATAAGATTATTGGTTTCGGCGGGTGTAATTCATTTTCCGGAAATTATGAATTAAAAGATGGAAACCGAATTTCATTTACCAATATTGCATCTACTTTAATGGCATGTGAAAATATGGAAACCGAATCACAATTTTTTAAAGTATTAAACACTTCAGATAATTTCAATTTCCGAAACGATACTTTAACATTGAATAAAGCAAGAATGGCTCCCTTAGCAAAATTTGAAGCTGTTTATCTAAAGTAA
- a CDS encoding DegT/DnrJ/EryC1/StrS family aminotransferase, with protein MKVPLLDLKMQYQSLKKELDEAILKVAESQYFILGPEVQKLEEATCKYLGAKRAIGVSSGTDALLVALMAIDIMPGDEVIVPTYSFFATAGVVSRLNAVPVFVDSDPVTFNIDPSKIVEKITNKTKAIIPVHLYGQSADMDPIMKIAKNYNLKVIEDGAQAISTQYKDGKCVGTIGNIGCYSYFPSKNLGCFGDGGMVVTNNEELADKLKILRVHGGEPKYYHSVIGGNFRIDAIQAAVLNVKLPHLNSWSEKRRKNAELYNSLFKSFSLADKEGISEFDKMNKVLLPKAIYKELGVSSKEQGEKNSESEISNLSSQISNYHIYNQYIIRVEKRDEMRSFLTENGIATEIYYPVPFHKQECFQEVFKNSKFKNQVFPVADFAAEKSIALPIYPELTEEQITFVVEKINEFVKK; from the coding sequence ATGAAAGTTCCATTATTAGATCTCAAAATGCAATATCAGTCACTTAAAAAAGAATTGGATGAAGCAATTCTTAAAGTTGCTGAATCTCAATATTTTATTTTAGGGCCGGAAGTTCAAAAACTTGAAGAAGCCACATGTAAATATTTAGGTGCAAAACGGGCAATTGGAGTTTCTTCGGGTACGGATGCACTTTTGGTTGCTTTAATGGCAATTGATATTATGCCCGGCGATGAAGTGATTGTTCCCACTTATTCTTTCTTTGCAACCGCGGGAGTAGTTTCTCGATTAAATGCAGTTCCGGTTTTTGTCGATAGCGATCCCGTAACTTTTAATATTGATCCATCTAAAATTGTAGAAAAAATTACAAATAAAACCAAAGCAATAATTCCGGTTCATTTGTACGGACAAAGTGCAGATATGGATCCGATAATGAAAATTGCAAAAAATTATAATCTAAAAGTTATTGAAGACGGTGCGCAGGCAATTTCTACACAATACAAAGATGGAAAATGCGTAGGCACGATTGGAAATATTGGCTGTTATTCATATTTCCCAAGTAAGAATTTGGGATGTTTTGGCGATGGCGGAATGGTAGTTACAAATAACGAGGAACTTGCCGATAAACTTAAAATATTACGAGTTCACGGTGGAGAACCAAAATATTATCACAGTGTGATTGGTGGAAATTTTAGAATAGATGCAATTCAAGCTGCAGTTTTAAATGTAAAACTTCCGCATCTAAATTCTTGGTCGGAAAAAAGAAGAAAAAATGCAGAGTTATATAATTCGTTATTTAAATCATTCTCCTTAGCAGATAAAGAGGGAATTTCTGAATTTGATAAAATGAATAAAGTTCTGCTTCCGAAAGCAATTTATAAGGAGTTAGGAGTTAGTAGTAAGGAGCAAGGAGAAAAGAATTCTGAATCTGAGATCTCAAATCTCTCATCTCAAATCTCCAACTACCATATTTATAATCAGTATATTATTCGTGTTGAAAAACGTGATGAAATGAGAAGTTTCTTAACAGAGAATGGAATAGCAACAGAAATTTATTATCCTGTTCCGTTTCATAAACAAGAATGTTTCCAAGAAGTTTTCAAGAATTCTAAATTCAAAAATCAAGTATTTCCGGTTGCAGATTTTGCAGCTGAGAAATCTATTGCATTGCCAATTTATCCTGAACTGACTGAAGAACAAATTACTTTTGTTGTTGAAAAAATTAATGAGTTTGTGAAAAAATAA
- a CDS encoding glycosyltransferase, translated as MFNQKTFTASQTLDYDQAPTLQKVENVYFVLPAYNEEESLPNLLKRISEINSKNNVQVKVVVVNDGSKDKTADVTIKAAENLNLTLVNHEKNMGLGQAVQTGIKEALSQAKINDIIIIMDADDTHDVNLMDQMIDKIEGGADIVIASRFVNGGNDESAPIFRRFLSRGASFVFKTILPLNDINDFTSGYRAYRVSMLQKVSFHFGETLVNEQGFACMVELLLKLRHWSPKIVEIPFFLRYDRKLGASKLKLFKTIMQYFKLGIRDRVSPSPRRI; from the coding sequence ATGTTTAATCAGAAAACGTTTACAGCTTCTCAAACTTTGGATTATGATCAAGCACCTACTTTGCAAAAAGTAGAGAACGTATATTTTGTTTTGCCTGCATATAATGAAGAAGAATCTTTACCAAACCTCTTGAAAAGAATTTCGGAAATTAATTCTAAGAATAACGTCCAAGTGAAAGTGGTTGTTGTAAACGACGGTTCAAAAGATAAAACTGCCGATGTTACAATTAAAGCTGCCGAAAATCTAAATTTGACTTTGGTAAATCACGAAAAAAATATGGGTTTGGGACAAGCAGTTCAAACCGGAATTAAGGAAGCTTTATCGCAAGCAAAAATAAATGATATAATTATCATTATGGATGCCGATGATACGCATGATGTAAATTTAATGGATCAGATGATTGATAAAATTGAAGGCGGCGCAGATATAGTAATTGCTTCTCGTTTTGTTAACGGCGGGAATGATGAAAGCGCTCCAATATTCAGAAGATTTCTTTCACGCGGCGCAAGTTTTGTATTCAAAACAATTCTTCCTTTAAATGATATTAATGATTTTACAAGCGGATACAGAGCTTACCGTGTAAGTATGCTGCAAAAAGTTTCCTTCCATTTTGGTGAAACTTTAGTGAATGAACAAGGTTTTGCTTGTATGGTTGAGCTTTTACTCAAACTAAGACATTGGTCGCCGAAAATTGTAGAAATTCCATTTTTCCTAAGATACGATAGAAAACTTGGCGCAAGCAAATTAAAATTGTTCAAAACAATTATGCAATATTTCAAATTAGGTATTCGCGATCGTGTTTCACCAAGTCCGAGAAGAATATAA
- a CDS encoding NAD(P)/FAD-dependent oxidoreductase, protein MKNIVVIGGGIAGLASAQKLAKDGYNVTLLEANNQLGGLGTFFKHNDLWIDKFYHCQMPSDDPLLKLIDDVGISDQLYWKPTRMGFIVDGKRYSFNTPIDLLKFKPISFIERLRFGIVSLSLRYLGKGKDLDNLPIEKWFKKLYGANVWNKILKQLFLSKFGDHSGNLPSLYIWQRLGREKNVATRGYMKCGMKGFIDAIESNIKSNGGKVLVNSPVKKLVQNEKGIDVILENQTINADWVISTIPIPLFADLVKDSNLNDKFSDPNLTYQGVVNAMFFLKRPLDNFYWTPVVNSNTEFDGVVEMTELVEKSQYGNMNMVYVMKYCSRNSDLFKEDEKSIAERWKKQLLNLYPDLNFNESDISDIKIFKAPFVEPIYPLGYSTIKPDLHLKGTNILLATSAQVYPNITSWNASTGLVENVLELLKKLDSN, encoded by the coding sequence ATGAAAAATATTGTAGTAATTGGCGGCGGAATTGCCGGATTAGCTTCTGCACAGAAACTTGCTAAAGACGGTTATAATGTAACTCTTCTTGAGGCTAACAATCAGCTTGGCGGATTGGGCACATTTTTTAAGCATAATGATTTATGGATTGATAAATTTTATCATTGCCAAATGCCGAGTGACGATCCACTTCTAAAATTAATTGATGATGTTGGAATTTCAGATCAATTATACTGGAAGCCAACAAGAATGGGATTTATTGTTGACGGAAAAAGATATTCATTTAATACTCCTATTGATCTTTTAAAATTCAAACCAATAAGTTTTATCGAAAGATTAAGATTCGGAATTGTAAGCCTTTCACTAAGATATTTGGGAAAAGGAAAAGATTTAGATAATCTCCCAATAGAAAAATGGTTTAAGAAATTATACGGCGCTAATGTTTGGAATAAAATTCTAAAGCAATTATTTCTTTCTAAATTCGGAGATCATTCCGGAAATCTTCCATCATTATATATTTGGCAAAGGCTTGGTCGAGAAAAAAATGTTGCAACCCGCGGATATATGAAATGCGGAATGAAAGGGTTTATTGATGCAATTGAAAGTAATATCAAATCAAATGGCGGAAAAGTTTTAGTAAACTCCCCCGTTAAAAAATTAGTGCAAAATGAAAAAGGAATTGATGTAATTTTAGAAAATCAAACAATTAATGCCGATTGGGTAATTTCCACAATCCCAATTCCGTTATTTGCAGATTTAGTAAAAGATTCAAATTTGAATGATAAATTTTCCGATCCAAATCTTACTTACCAAGGTGTTGTTAATGCAATGTTTTTCTTAAAACGACCTTTGGATAATTTTTACTGGACTCCGGTTGTTAACTCAAATACCGAATTTGACGGTGTTGTAGAAATGACCGAACTTGTTGAAAAATCTCAATACGGCAATATGAATATGGTTTACGTTATGAAATATTGCAGCAGAAATTCTGATTTATTCAAAGAAGATGAAAAATCTATTGCAGAACGATGGAAAAAACAATTACTAAATCTTTATCCCGATTTGAATTTTAACGAAAGTGATATCTCAGATATAAAAATCTTTAAAGCTCCGTTTGTAGAACCTATTTATCCGTTAGGATATTCGACAATAAAACCAGATCTACACTTAAAAGGAACAAATATTTTGTTAGCTACATCGGCTCAAGTTTATCCAAATATTACATCTTGGAACGCGAGCACCGGTTTAGTAGAAAATGTTTTAGAGTTACTTAAAAAACTCGATAGTAACTAG
- a CDS encoding SDR family oxidoreductase: MKKRILITGGAGFLGSHLAERLVSEKNDVICADNFFTGNKENIEHLLDNPYFELLRHDVTFPLYVEVDEIYNLACPASPVHYQFDPIQTTKTSVVGAINMLGLAKRTKAKILQASTSEVYGDPDVHPQPETYKGLVNPIGPRACYDEGKRCAETLFFDYHRIYNLDIKVMRIFNTYGPRMDPNDGRVVSNFIVQALKGEDITIYGDGKQTRSFCYVDDLISGMIKLMNSRDGFTGPVNIGNPGEFTMLELAEKVLQLTDSKSKIVYKPLPQDDPMQRQPDITLAKKELNWEPKIKLEEGLIKTIDYFKTIVK; encoded by the coding sequence ATGAAAAAAAGAATATTAATAACCGGTGGAGCAGGATTTCTAGGAAGTCATCTGGCAGAAAGATTAGTCAGTGAAAAAAATGACGTTATTTGTGCAGATAATTTTTTTACAGGCAACAAAGAAAACATAGAGCATTTACTCGATAACCCATATTTTGAATTATTACGGCACGATGTAACTTTTCCGCTTTATGTAGAAGTTGATGAAATTTATAATTTAGCTTGCCCTGCATCTCCAGTTCATTACCAATTCGATCCAATTCAAACAACAAAAACATCAGTTGTTGGAGCAATTAATATGCTTGGACTTGCAAAAAGAACAAAGGCAAAAATTCTTCAAGCAAGTACTTCCGAAGTTTATGGTGACCCCGACGTACACCCGCAGCCGGAAACTTATAAAGGTTTGGTAAATCCAATTGGACCGCGCGCTTGTTATGATGAAGGTAAAAGATGTGCGGAAACACTATTCTTTGATTATCATAGAATTTATAACTTGGATATTAAAGTTATGAGGATTTTTAATACTTACGGACCAAGAATGGATCCGAATGACGGAAGAGTTGTAAGTAATTTTATCGTTCAAGCACTGAAAGGCGAAGATATTACAATTTACGGTGACGGAAAACAAACAAGAAGTTTTTGTTATGTTGATGATTTAATTTCCGGAATGATTAAGCTGATGAATAGCAGAGATGGTTTTACCGGTCCCGTTAATATTGGCAATCCCGGTGAATTTACCATGCTTGAATTGGCTGAAAAAGTTTTACAGTTAACGGATTCAAAATCAAAAATTGTATATAAACCTTTACCGCAGGATGATCCTATGCAAAGGCAGCCGGATATTACTCTTGCCAAAAAAGAATTAAATTGGGAGCCAAAAATTAAACTTGAAGAGGGTTTAATTAAAACAATAGATTATTTTAAAACCATAGTTAAGTAA
- the wecB gene encoding UDP-N-acetylglucosamine 2-epimerase (non-hydrolyzing), producing the protein MMKISVVFGTRPEAIKLIPVILELKKDPAFEVNICVTAQHRQMLDQVLEIFNIVPDVDLNLMQPNQTLSKLTATIISSIDEYFKNYKPDIVLVQGDTTTVMAVSLVAFYHQIKVGHVEAGLRTFKKYSPFPEEMNRVLTSRIAELHFAPTLISKENLLTEGISDNNIFITGNTVIDALFLATEKVKEIKPIIEGLENHNLVNLKPYVLITGHRRENFGQGFIDICEAISELADKFPNYHFIYPVHLNPNVQDPVNKLLGGRKNIILLKPQTYLPFISLMMNAEIILTDSGGVQEEAPSLGKPVLVMRENTERPEAVTAGTVKLVGTNKNTIINEVSELIDDKNAYEKMANAVNPYGDGLASKRILEILKS; encoded by the coding sequence ATTATGAAAATATCAGTTGTATTTGGAACAAGGCCTGAAGCAATAAAATTAATTCCCGTAATTCTTGAATTAAAAAAAGATCCCGCTTTTGAAGTAAATATTTGCGTAACTGCTCAACACCGACAAATGCTTGATCAAGTTTTGGAAATTTTTAATATTGTTCCAGATGTTGATCTTAATTTGATGCAGCCGAATCAAACTTTGAGCAAATTAACCGCAACAATAATTTCTTCAATCGATGAATACTTTAAAAATTACAAACCCGATATTGTACTTGTTCAAGGTGATACGACAACGGTTATGGCAGTTTCACTTGTCGCATTTTATCACCAAATAAAAGTGGGACACGTAGAAGCCGGTCTAAGAACTTTTAAAAAATATTCTCCGTTTCCCGAAGAAATGAATAGAGTTTTAACTTCCAGAATTGCTGAACTGCATTTTGCACCGACACTAATATCAAAAGAAAATTTGCTTACTGAAGGAATTTCAGATAACAATATTTTTATTACCGGAAATACAGTTATTGACGCTTTATTCTTGGCAACAGAAAAAGTAAAAGAAATAAAACCAATAATTGAAGGATTGGAAAACCATAATCTGGTAAATCTAAAACCGTATGTTTTAATTACGGGGCACAGACGAGAAAATTTTGGACAAGGATTTATCGATATTTGTGAAGCAATTTCGGAACTTGCGGATAAATTTCCTAACTACCATTTTATTTATCCCGTACATTTAAATCCAAATGTTCAAGATCCCGTAAATAAATTACTTGGCGGAAGGAAAAATATTATTCTGCTAAAACCGCAAACATATCTGCCTTTCATTTCACTTATGATGAATGCAGAGATAATTTTAACGGATTCCGGAGGAGTACAGGAAGAAGCCCCAAGTTTAGGTAAACCGGTTTTAGTTATGCGTGAAAATACTGAACGACCTGAAGCAGTAACAGCCGGAACTGTAAAATTAGTCGGAACCAATAAAAACACAATTATTAATGAAGTTTCCGAACTTATTGACGATAAAAATGCTTATGAAAAAATGGCAAACGCCGTAAATCCTTACGGTGATGGCTTAGCAAGCAAAAGAATTTTGGAAATACTTAAGAGCTAG
- a CDS encoding Gfo/Idh/MocA family oxidoreductase yields the protein MKNFAITGVAGYIAPRHLQAIKETGNNLIAALDPHDSVGILDRYFPHVSYFAEFERFERHLERLRRKSPENSIDYLSICSPNFLHDAHIRLALRSNSDAICEKPVVLNPWNLDALEELENETGKKVYNVLQLREHQAIIELKNKVEKENKISKHEIVLTYITFRGPWYDFSWKGIIEKSGGVATNIGVHFFDMLGWIFGKVQSNKIYLKENRRVSGFLEFEKANVRWFLSLEKNDLPEKVRSENKTTFRSLTLDGEEFQFSEGFTDLHLKVYESILAGKGFGLCDARQSIEIVHQIRNAKVEDKMEYPHPTIKRN from the coding sequence ATGAAAAACTTTGCAATTACCGGTGTTGCCGGATATATTGCTCCTCGACATCTGCAGGCAATAAAAGAAACCGGAAATAATTTAATTGCAGCTTTAGATCCGCATGATTCTGTTGGAATTCTTGATCGATATTTCCCACACGTAAGTTACTTTGCAGAGTTTGAAAGATTTGAACGACATCTTGAAAGATTAAGAAGAAAATCACCAGAAAATTCAATAGATTATTTATCAATTTGCTCACCTAACTTTTTGCATGATGCACATATTAGACTTGCATTACGGTCAAATTCAGATGCCATTTGCGAAAAACCCGTGGTTCTAAATCCATGGAATTTAGATGCACTTGAAGAACTTGAAAATGAAACCGGAAAAAAGGTATATAATGTTCTTCAGCTAAGAGAACATCAAGCAATAATTGAATTGAAGAATAAAGTTGAAAAAGAAAATAAAATCAGTAAACACGAAATTGTACTAACATACATAACTTTTAGAGGTCCTTGGTATGATTTTTCTTGGAAAGGTATTATTGAAAAGTCGGGAGGAGTTGCAACAAATATCGGCGTTCATTTTTTTGATATGCTTGGTTGGATATTTGGGAAAGTTCAAAGTAATAAAATTTATTTGAAAGAAAATAGAAGAGTTAGCGGATTTCTCGAATTTGAAAAAGCAAATGTAAGATGGTTTTTGTCTTTGGAAAAAAATGATTTACCCGAAAAGGTAAGAAGTGAAAATAAAACAACATTTCGTTCGCTTACTTTAGATGGAGAAGAATTCCAATTTAGCGAGGGATTTACTGATCTTCACTTAAAAGTTTATGAATCAATTCTTGCAGGAAAAGGATTTGGATTGTGTGACGCAAGGCAGTCAATTGAAATAGTTCACCAAATTAGAAACGCAAAAGTTGAAGATAAAATGGAGTATCCGCATCCGACAATAAAAAGAAATTAA